In Cetobacterium somerae ATCC BAA-474, the genomic window TCAATAGCTCCTAGTTTCATAAAATCCTCCAACTTTAAATAAAAAGACCTTTCAAAAGTTTTTTACTTTTTACTCAGTCTATTTTTTTAATTAAAATAATTATTCTTTGCTAACTCTGCAAACCATTCTCCATGCTTTTTCTTTATTCTTTCTCCTGTTTCTAAATCTAATCTATAAAAACCATATCTTCTTTTAAAAGAATTTAACCATGACCAACAATCTATAAATGTCCATTGATGTACTCCAAAGCAATTACTTCCTTCTTCAATCGCTTTATGAAGTTGTATAAAATGCTCTTTCATCAAATTAGTTCTAAAAGTATCGTCGATTAAACCATTCTCTTTAATATCACCTTCGGATTTTAAATCCATAGCTATTCCAATTTCTGCTAAATACCATGGGATATTTCCATAATTTTCTTGAATATTTTTAGCTATATCATATAAAGCAATTGGATATATTTCATTATTATCTCTATACGGATTAAATCTTCCATCTGGATTAATGTAATAATCAAAATAATATTCTGGATTGTTAAATTTTTCATCTTTTTTCTCTTTAGCTTTTACTCTTCTTGGAACATAATAATTTACACCTAGAAAATCAACTTTAGATTTCTTTATTTCTTCTAGTTCTATTTTATTTATTTCAGGAGTTAAATGATGTTTTTTTAAAATTTCACATAAATCTTGGGGAAAATATCCATTTAACATAGGATCTAGAAAACTTCTATTGAAAAATAAATCTGCCATATATGCTGCTTTTAAATCGTCTCCACTATTACTTCTTGCATAAGATGGTGTAAGATTTAATATTACCCCTATTTTTCCGGAAAAATTCATAGTTTTATATAAATTAATAACTTTAGCGTGGGCTAATATAATATTATAAGCTACTTGAGTTGCTAACTTAGGATCTTTTTTATTAGGATAATGAAAATCATATAAATAGCCACCTTCTACTGGAACTATTGGTTCATTAAACGTTGTCCAATACTTCACTCTATCTCCAAATAATTCAAAAGCTTTTTGAGCAAATAGTACGAATAAATCTATAACTTTTTTACTTTCAAATCCGCCAAATTTTTCTTGTAATTCAATTGGCATATCAAAATGATATAAATTTATTATTGGTTCAATTTTATTTTTTAAAAGCTCATCTATGTACTCATTATAAAATCTAACTGCATCATCACAAACTTCTCCAGTTTCAAAATTTTTTATTAATCTTGCCCACTGAATGGAAGTCCTAAAAGAATTAAAATTTATTTCCTTCATTAAAGATACATCTTCTTTGAATCTATTATATGTATCACAAACTATATCTGGTCCAATTCCTTCGCTAAATCGTTTAGAATCTTTCTCAAACCAATAATTCCATATTGATTGATTGATTTGATTAGTACTCCCTTCACTCTGCACTCCTGATGTTGCAGCTCCCCAGAAAAATCCATCTGGAAATTTATACATATTTATTCCTCCTAATTATAAATTATCAAATTCTGCTTTTAAATCCATCTCTAAATCATCACTATGATTATTTTCATTTAAACAGTATTGTTTATCTAGAACTTTTATAAATGGAAACCAAATTGCTGTTACTATACATAAATTTACAAGTTGTAATACTCCTCCTAAAACAGAATTTGTTGCTAAAATTCCACTAAAAAAGATTGGCACCGTCCATGGAACAGCTACTCCAGTTGGTGGTGGAACTAGCCCAACTCTCATTACAAAATAACTAAAAGCTACAACTATAATCGGAGATAATATCCACGGTATTAAAATTATTGGATTCATAACTATAGGTAATCCAAAGATTAATGGTTCGTTTACATTAAACATTCCCGCTGGACCTGATAACTTTCCAACTTCTTTTAATTGCTTACTCCTTGTAAACATTAAAAGACAAAGTACAACTCCTAAGGTCATTCCAGTTC contains:
- a CDS encoding glycoside hydrolase family 1 protein — protein: MYKFPDGFFWGAATSGVQSEGSTNQINQSIWNYWFEKDSKRFSEGIGPDIVCDTYNRFKEDVSLMKEINFNSFRTSIQWARLIKNFETGEVCDDAVRFYNEYIDELLKNKIEPIINLYHFDMPIELQEKFGGFESKKVIDLFVLFAQKAFELFGDRVKYWTTFNEPIVPVEGGYLYDFHYPNKKDPKLATQVAYNIILAHAKVINLYKTMNFSGKIGVILNLTPSYARSNSGDDLKAAYMADLFFNRSFLDPMLNGYFPQDLCEILKKHHLTPEINKIELEEIKKSKVDFLGVNYYVPRRVKAKEKKDEKFNNPEYYFDYYINPDGRFNPYRDNNEIYPIALYDIAKNIQENYGNIPWYLAEIGIAMDLKSEGDIKENGLIDDTFRTNLMKEHFIQLHKAIEEGSNCFGVHQWTFIDCWSWLNSFKRRYGFYRLDLETGERIKKKHGEWFAELAKNNYFN